The region AGAATTTTGACCTCAGGGAACTTTGCTATGTTCTTAAATGGTAAGTCTCAGCAGTTTTAGTAGTGAGTAGAACTATTTTCTATAGATATGTTGAACATTACTAGTCGTTATCgtttaattagttattttaaCTGACAAAAGTCGACAGGTAATTCTATATGAACCGTGAAATGAGAAATAAGAAATCTGCTCTCTTGTATATTAAAAAGAGGAACAAAGAAAAATTTGCTCGTGATAGAAGTGAAAAGAGGAGAGAAATGATTTGATGATAACTCACTTGATTCTGATTGAAGTACAGAAGAAGGAATACTGAGATCCCAAACAACATATCTGACCAAATGTTAGCAAATGCTTTACGGTTCTCTAATCTCCATTCATCTCGCAGCTCTAACCTGTCGGTTATATAGAAGACAGAACGAATGATGTTAAACTGCATGCTACAAAAGACAATCcacacaaaacaatagtaaGGCACTGAGAAAAAAACTATAGGATTTCTGACTCGAGCTCCCTTTTTCTAGTGAAAATGAGAGTAGCAATGATCCTATTCATATGAATCATAACTATGCATAATTAATGTTTTCTTCAATTCTTACATGAAATTTAAGCTGTTAGATAAagcaaaagaaaataattatgtgTAAATTGACAAGATTCACTAAAATGTGCCAGTGGGGACTAAAATACTTACGCTTTTTGTCGTAACTCCAAGTAAAGGTCCTTATCAGAAAGAGGGGGAGATTTACCAATCTCTACTTCAAGCCGATATCGTGCTTTCTCAAGTTTTAGAGACTTGACCATTTCAAGCTTTTGATTCCTCCTAACATCAAGCAATTGTGCCGCGAGTGGTACTTTCTCTACATATCTGCTTAGGAAATTGTAGAACTCATCAAGTCCCCATTGACAAAACTATGCAACAATAAAGATACCAGCAGCTGCAGCCACTTAGGGGCGTTTACTTTGCGTGGTAGGATTGactaataaaaataatccaCCATGCACTTTGATGAAGTGATTAATTTTGCACTTGTTTGGACATCTTATCCTTCGAATATCAATCCGATGTTTTATCAATATATCCTATTATTCAAAGTAAACACCCCTAAAGTTTAAAATTGTCTTCATATGAATTAAATTTATAAGCTACTATATGGAAGTAGAGATTTTTTCAAAAGTTCAAAAGATGATCAAGCAATCATCTAATATTTTAAACTTAAGAAATTTGCTTGATGTCAAATTTGATTTTAGGCAAATATGCTCCTGCAGCAATGAAATCATAGTCAAGTCCATAAAACTTATCTCATACATCTAAAGATGAGAAAGAAGTAAAGGGAGAGTAGAATCCAGTTGAAGCAAATGCTCTTGAAGGGCGAAAGCTACTTGTAGTGTGGGTAATAAGGTAAAATACTGTCAACAATTCAGAAAATTTGTGCGGTTTCAACAAATAGCTTAATGTATACGAGTTCACATTACATGAGCAAGAGCAGCATCAACAACATGCTAACATCAAGATTGGCAGCATGAAGTAGTACTATCAAGTTGCTGACACAGAACAGAACTTCAGTTAACATTCACATATCTTACTAAGATCGAGCTAACCATTTCTTTGagataaaaaataatcttaatGTTGAAAGGTATGAACAGTGTGATATTAGACTgtagtactttttatttttcttgaagAAGTACTATCATTCTTATCAGGTCACTTTCTAGAGAAACAAGAAATGCTAGTTTGAATATTTAACCCGAGTGCGAAAAAACATTGTACGGTAAGATTTACCTGTCCAGAAAAGGCATAAGAACGTAGTCATGAACTAAGAAATCCACAGCCCATGGAACAATGATCAGGACTGCCAAAAATTTAGCCTGAAATGAAAAAGGATGTAATGAATAACACTGCTCACTAACAAGATGAAAATTGCGTGAGGCTGATTACTAATTCTTTTTATGAAAAAAGTATGAGCACCAAGCATCGGATTATAGTATTTTCAGGTTTATTAGCTACTCTAAATGTTGAGTATTTTCACAGAATACTCTAACAAGTTTTGGCCAATAATAGCCATACATACATGCTCTGCTCCTTGGAACAGGAACTTCGATAATTTTTATTGTAAGAAATGCAACACAGCAAGTTCTAAAATTAGAGATATGTTGCTGCAAGGCAATGCTTAAAAGTTGAAATCAAATTCCACAACAATGCTACAAAGTAATAACACAATAAGGTATAATTATAGAGGTCTTATGcatcaaatggatttatctCTATGACAATGAACTTAACTCTAACTCACCGAATTGAACGAGGCATAGCGAAAAACTCGATCTTCATACAGAATATCATCATCTTCTCTGCCTAGAACTAAATCCCTCACAGACTTAGCCAACCCTCTACCAGAAAAAACCTCCCTAAAATCATCCCCAACATCATCTCCCAGTTTCCCAACCGCCCCATTCGAGTCTTGAACCCACGAACCACCATTAttaacatcatcatcaccataAGCTCCATCAACAATCCAGTcctcccacctcctcttctcctcATTCTTCACATCCTTCTGTGCTTCCCTCAATTCCACAATAGCCTCTGCTCGCCTTCTCCACGCCTCAAACTTCTCATTCGCGGATAAACCCATATCACTtgcctcatcctcctcctcctcctctagCACTTCGAATGCAGCATCATCCTTCAAACCAAGCCAATTCCCATCCTCATCAAAGAAGAACCTCTGCCACCAACTCCTCTTCTTTGAATGCCTTTTCTTTGCATTCGGCACCAGCCCACTATGTTTTCTCCTCCCACAACTCAATTGCACCCCAGAAATCGAAGCATTGCCACAGGGAAAAGAATTATCCGAGACACAACTATGATTAGACAAGACTAGATTTTGACATAAGACAAGTGAAGTGCTCATCAAGAACATGAAACGCCTTCCACAT is a window of Salvia splendens isolate huo1 chromosome 3, SspV2, whole genome shotgun sequence DNA encoding:
- the LOC121793372 gene encoding chloroplast envelope membrane protein-like, which translates into the protein MFLMSTSLVLCQNLVLSNHSCVSDNSFPCGNASISGVQLSCGRRKHSGLVPNAKKRHSKKRSWWQRFFFDEDGNWLGLKDDAAFEVLEEEEEDEASDMGLSANEKFEAWRRRAEAIVELREAQKDVKNEEKRRWEDWIVDGAYGDDDVNNGGSWVQDSNGAVGKLGDDVGDDFREVFSGRGLAKSVRDLVLGREDDDILYEDRVFRYASFNSAKFLAVLIIVPWAVDFLVHDYVLMPFLDRYVEKVPLAAQLLDVRRNQKLEMVKSLKLEKARYRLEVEIGKSPPLSDKDLYLELRQKALELRDEWRLENRKAFANIWSDMLFGISVFLLLYFNQNQVALLKFTGYKLLNNISDTGKAFLIILVTDIFLGYHSESGWQTLLEVMVEHFGLEIDSNSITIFVCLIPVILDACVKLWMFKFLPRLSPKVANIFQEMKRH